One Dermacentor silvarum isolate Dsil-2018 chromosome 10, BIME_Dsil_1.4, whole genome shotgun sequence genomic window carries:
- the LOC119431057 gene encoding major facilitator superfamily domain-containing protein 3: protein MGTMLESVLTYAYLAVLYFLQGIPYGVQDKLLPQHLRSKRFSYTKLTFARVLLVPWLCKPLFASYIEKRWTQKRWLQVFLALMTAVTWLSSYFGDNVWTFVLTLFFLNVVSASFDVSADIVAMDVLQGSQLSLGNAVQVGAYKIGAIFGGGVLFLLQLLAGVKGILRGMSVAYALGLCVVTLRNDSEKSAMKPEEDSMKETVVDEAFKPGDADVKSPEGLRRRKGESEKLLSESESTSRDGAATDDMIPGSLLERFKCVISVEGTLGLAVLLIFYKAGEYGILTTYPSFLLDRGYSYFVVGFLNGGLGQAISILGIMIGGYMARSSRSHKSLLLKLYIARLLPAALICITNTRLFGRPKNVYFGVAGMLGLNLIAGMITTVVFTMMMSMSQTLQRGLRSTHFSFLCTVEVVGKLATSILVGPCIDLVGKTPTYFVMTALCAATIATIRLLK from the exons ATGGGCACCATGCTGGAGTCCGTCCTCACCTACGCGTACCTCGCAGTCCTGTACTTCTTGCAGGGCATCCCATACGGTGTCCAGGACAAGCTACTACCCCAGCACCTCAGGTCGAAAAGGTTTTCCTACACTAAGCTCACATTCGCCCGAGTCTTGCTTGTCCCGTGGCTGTGTAAGCCCCTATTCGCTTCGTACATCGAGAAGCGATGGACCCAAAAGCGCTGGCTTCAGGTCTTTCTCGCCCTCATGACAGCCGTTACGTGGCTGTCGTCCTACTTCGGCGACAACGTTTGGACGTTTGTATTGACTCTGTTCTTCCTGAACGTGGTCTCGGCGTCGTTCGACGTCTCCGCCGACATTGTCGCGATGGACGTGCTTCAGGGATCCCAGCTGTCTCTCGGAAACGCCGTTCAGGTGGGGGCCTACAAAATAGGTGCCATATTCGGCGGCGGCGTCCTCTTCTTGCTGCAGCTTCTTGCCGGAGTGAAAGGCATTCTTCGGGGCATGTCGGTTGCGTACGCTCTTGGACTTTGCGTCGTTACGCTGCGAAATGACTCTGAAAAGTCCGCCATGAAACCCGAAGAAGATTCTATGAAGGAAACTGTAGTAGACGAGGCGTTTAAGCCAGGTGATGCCGATGTCAAGTCGCCCGAAGGTTTGCGCCGCCGAAAGGGAGAGTCAGAAAAGTTGCTTAGTGAAAGCGAATCGACGTCACGTGACGGGGCCGCCACAGATGACATGATACCTGGGTCCCTACTGGAGAGATTTAAATGCGTAATTTCGGTTGAAGGCACTCTGGGCCTTGCTGTGTTGTTAATCTTCTACAAGGCTG GTGAATATGGCATTCTGACAACGTACCCTTCATTCCTGCTGGATCGTGGTTATTCCTACTTCGTGGTCGGCTTCCTTAACGGTGGGCTGGGACAAGCTATATCCATCTTGGGAATCATGATTGGTGGATACATGGCGCGATCAAGCAG GAGCCACAAAAGCCTTCTTCTGAAACTCTACATCGCTCGCCTTTTGCCCGCAGCCCTCATATGCATCACTAACACACGACTTTTTGGTCGTCCAAAGAATGTTT ATTTCGGAGTCGCAGGCATGCTGGGGCTCAACCTGATTGCTGGAATGATAACCACTGTGGTCTTCACCATGATGATGAGCATGTCACAGACTCTGCAGAGGGGTCTCCGCTCTACGCACTTCTCTTTCCTGTGCACCGTCGAAGTGGTTGGCAAACTGGCCACTTCCATTCTGGTTGGCCCGTGCATCGACTTGGTGGGCAAGACACCGACATACTTTGTCATGACCGCACTTTGTGCAGCCACTATTGCCACCATCAGGCTTCTCAAGTGA